In Anopheles gambiae chromosome 2, idAnoGambNW_F1_1, whole genome shotgun sequence, a single window of DNA contains:
- the LOC1269481 gene encoding C-terminal-binding protein isoform X1, which translates to MMPKRSRLGDVRGPISNGPMQSRPLVALLDGRDCSIEMPILKDVATVAFCDAQSTSEIHEKVLNEAVGALMWHTIILTKEDLEKFKALRIIVRIGSGVDNIDVKAAGELGIAVCNVPGYGVEEVADTTMCLILNLYRRTYWLANMVREGKKFTGPEQVRDAAQGCARIRGDTLGLVGLGRIGSAVALRAKVFGFNVSFYDPYLPDGIEKSLGLNRVYTLQELLFHSDCVSLHCTLNEHNHHLINEFTIKQMRPGAFLVNTARGGLVDDEALAVALKQGRIRAAALDVHENEPYNVFQGALKDAPNLLCTPHAAFYSEAATTELREMAASEIRRAIIGNIPECLRNCVNKEYFLRSSTGGGAGGYSEAGINGGYYSGGLQQAHSTTPLEAPHSAGSHAPPSGGGPPPPPVAVIPPVSAVTAPPPQAS; encoded by the exons ATGATGCCGAAACGATCACGTCTGGGTGACGTCCGCGGGCCAATTTCGAACGGACCGATGCAATCGCGCCCGCTGGTCGCTCTTCTCGATGGGCGCGACTGTTCGATCGAGATGCCCATACTGAAGGATGTGGCCACGGTTGCATTCTGCGATGCACAGAGCACATCAGAGATTCATGAAAAA GTATTAAACGAAGCCGTAGGCGCACTGATGTGGCACACAATCATTCTGACGAAGGAGGATCTGGAAAAGTTCAAAGCCCTCCGGATAATCGTCCGGATTGGAAGCGGAGTCGATAACATTGACGTGAAGGCGGCCGGCGAGCTCGGTATCGCCGTCTGCAATGTGCCCGGCTATGGCGTCGAGGAGGTTGCCGACACGACCATGTGCTTGATCCTGAACCTGTACCGGCGGACCTACTGGTTGGCGAACATGGTGCGAGAAGGCAAGAAATTTACTGGCCCGGAACAGGTGCGAGATGCAGCGCAG GGATGTGCCAGAATACGCGGTGACACACTTGGGTTGGTCGGACTGGGACGCATTGGCAGTGCGGTTGCGCTGCGAGCAAAAGTATTCGGCTTCAATGTGAGCTTCTACGATCCGTACCTGCCCGATGGTATCGAGAAATCGCTCGGACTCAACCGCGTCTACACCCTGCAGGAACTGCTGTTCCACTCCGATTGCGTCTCGTTGCACTGTACATTAAACGAGCATAATCATCATCTTATCAATGAGTTTACGATTAAACAG ATGAGACCCGGTGCATTCCTGGTAAATACGGCACGCGGTGGCCTGGTGGATGACGAGGCGCTTGCCGTCGCACTGAAGCAGGGTCGCATCCGGGCGGCAGCACTAGACGTTCATGAGAATGAGCCATACAATGTATTTCAG GGTGCCCTGAAAGATGCCCCTAACCTGCTCTGTACGCCACACGCTGCCTTCTACAGCGAAGCGGCCACGACGGAACTGCGCGAGATGGCGGCGAGCGAAATCCGACGGGCAATCATTGGCAATATACCGGAGTGTCTCCGGAACTGTGTGAACAAGGAGTACTTCCTGCGTTCCTCGACGGGCGGTGGTGCCGGCGGATACTCAGAAG CTGGTATAAATGGCGGCTATTATTCAGGTGGATTACAGCAAGCCCATAGTACAACACCGCTCGAGGCACCACACAGTGCAGGATCGCATGCGCCACCCAGCGGCGGCGGTCCCCCGCCTCCGCCCGTTGCCGTAATACCGCCTGTTTCCGCTGTTACAGCGCCACCACCACAAG CCTCTTAG
- the LOC1269481 gene encoding C-terminal-binding protein isoform X4: MMPKRSRLGDVRGPISNGPMQSRPLVALLDGRDCSIEMPILKDVATVAFCDAQSTSEIHEKVLNEAVGALMWHTIILTKEDLEKFKALRIIVRIGSGVDNIDVKAAGELGIAVCNVPGYGVEEVADTTMCLILNLYRRTYWLANMVREGKKFTGPEQVRDAAQGCARIRGDTLGLVGLGRIGSAVALRAKVFGFNVSFYDPYLPDGIEKSLGLNRVYTLQELLFHSDCVSLHCTLNEHNHHLINEFTIKQMRPGAFLVNTARGGLVDDEALAVALKQGRIRAAALDVHENEPYNGALKDAPNLLCTPHAAFYSEAATTELREMAASEIRRAIIGNIPECLRNCVNKEYFLRSSTGGGAGGYSEGGLQQAHSTTPLEAPHSAGSHAPPSGGGPPPPPVAVIPPVSAVTAPPPQAS; encoded by the exons ATGATGCCGAAACGATCACGTCTGGGTGACGTCCGCGGGCCAATTTCGAACGGACCGATGCAATCGCGCCCGCTGGTCGCTCTTCTCGATGGGCGCGACTGTTCGATCGAGATGCCCATACTGAAGGATGTGGCCACGGTTGCATTCTGCGATGCACAGAGCACATCAGAGATTCATGAAAAA GTATTAAACGAAGCCGTAGGCGCACTGATGTGGCACACAATCATTCTGACGAAGGAGGATCTGGAAAAGTTCAAAGCCCTCCGGATAATCGTCCGGATTGGAAGCGGAGTCGATAACATTGACGTGAAGGCGGCCGGCGAGCTCGGTATCGCCGTCTGCAATGTGCCCGGCTATGGCGTCGAGGAGGTTGCCGACACGACCATGTGCTTGATCCTGAACCTGTACCGGCGGACCTACTGGTTGGCGAACATGGTGCGAGAAGGCAAGAAATTTACTGGCCCGGAACAGGTGCGAGATGCAGCGCAG GGATGTGCCAGAATACGCGGTGACACACTTGGGTTGGTCGGACTGGGACGCATTGGCAGTGCGGTTGCGCTGCGAGCAAAAGTATTCGGCTTCAATGTGAGCTTCTACGATCCGTACCTGCCCGATGGTATCGAGAAATCGCTCGGACTCAACCGCGTCTACACCCTGCAGGAACTGCTGTTCCACTCCGATTGCGTCTCGTTGCACTGTACATTAAACGAGCATAATCATCATCTTATCAATGAGTTTACGATTAAACAG ATGAGACCCGGTGCATTCCTGGTAAATACGGCACGCGGTGGCCTGGTGGATGACGAGGCGCTTGCCGTCGCACTGAAGCAGGGTCGCATCCGGGCGGCAGCACTAGACGTTCATGAGAATGAGCCATACAAT GGTGCCCTGAAAGATGCCCCTAACCTGCTCTGTACGCCACACGCTGCCTTCTACAGCGAAGCGGCCACGACGGAACTGCGCGAGATGGCGGCGAGCGAAATCCGACGGGCAATCATTGGCAATATACCGGAGTGTCTCCGGAACTGTGTGAACAAGGAGTACTTCCTGCGTTCCTCGACGGGCGGTGGTGCCGGCGGATACTCAGAAG GTGGATTACAGCAAGCCCATAGTACAACACCGCTCGAGGCACCACACAGTGCAGGATCGCATGCGCCACCCAGCGGCGGCGGTCCCCCGCCTCCGCCCGTTGCCGTAATACCGCCTGTTTCCGCTGTTACAGCGCCACCACCACAAG CCTCTTAG
- the LOC1269481 gene encoding C-terminal-binding protein isoform X2: protein MMPKRSRLGDVRGPISNGPMQSRPLVALLDGRDCSIEMPILKDVATVAFCDAQSTSEIHEKVLNEAVGALMWHTIILTKEDLEKFKALRIIVRIGSGVDNIDVKAAGELGIAVCNVPGYGVEEVADTTMCLILNLYRRTYWLANMVREGKKFTGPEQVRDAAQGCARIRGDTLGLVGLGRIGSAVALRAKVFGFNVSFYDPYLPDGIEKSLGLNRVYTLQELLFHSDCVSLHCTLNEHNHHLINEFTIKQMRPGAFLVNTARGGLVDDEALAVALKQGRIRAAALDVHENEPYNGALKDAPNLLCTPHAAFYSEAATTELREMAASEIRRAIIGNIPECLRNCVNKEYFLRSSTGGGAGGYSEAGINGGYYSGGLQQAHSTTPLEAPHSAGSHAPPSGGGPPPPPVAVIPPVSAVTAPPPQAS from the exons ATGATGCCGAAACGATCACGTCTGGGTGACGTCCGCGGGCCAATTTCGAACGGACCGATGCAATCGCGCCCGCTGGTCGCTCTTCTCGATGGGCGCGACTGTTCGATCGAGATGCCCATACTGAAGGATGTGGCCACGGTTGCATTCTGCGATGCACAGAGCACATCAGAGATTCATGAAAAA GTATTAAACGAAGCCGTAGGCGCACTGATGTGGCACACAATCATTCTGACGAAGGAGGATCTGGAAAAGTTCAAAGCCCTCCGGATAATCGTCCGGATTGGAAGCGGAGTCGATAACATTGACGTGAAGGCGGCCGGCGAGCTCGGTATCGCCGTCTGCAATGTGCCCGGCTATGGCGTCGAGGAGGTTGCCGACACGACCATGTGCTTGATCCTGAACCTGTACCGGCGGACCTACTGGTTGGCGAACATGGTGCGAGAAGGCAAGAAATTTACTGGCCCGGAACAGGTGCGAGATGCAGCGCAG GGATGTGCCAGAATACGCGGTGACACACTTGGGTTGGTCGGACTGGGACGCATTGGCAGTGCGGTTGCGCTGCGAGCAAAAGTATTCGGCTTCAATGTGAGCTTCTACGATCCGTACCTGCCCGATGGTATCGAGAAATCGCTCGGACTCAACCGCGTCTACACCCTGCAGGAACTGCTGTTCCACTCCGATTGCGTCTCGTTGCACTGTACATTAAACGAGCATAATCATCATCTTATCAATGAGTTTACGATTAAACAG ATGAGACCCGGTGCATTCCTGGTAAATACGGCACGCGGTGGCCTGGTGGATGACGAGGCGCTTGCCGTCGCACTGAAGCAGGGTCGCATCCGGGCGGCAGCACTAGACGTTCATGAGAATGAGCCATACAAT GGTGCCCTGAAAGATGCCCCTAACCTGCTCTGTACGCCACACGCTGCCTTCTACAGCGAAGCGGCCACGACGGAACTGCGCGAGATGGCGGCGAGCGAAATCCGACGGGCAATCATTGGCAATATACCGGAGTGTCTCCGGAACTGTGTGAACAAGGAGTACTTCCTGCGTTCCTCGACGGGCGGTGGTGCCGGCGGATACTCAGAAG CTGGTATAAATGGCGGCTATTATTCAGGTGGATTACAGCAAGCCCATAGTACAACACCGCTCGAGGCACCACACAGTGCAGGATCGCATGCGCCACCCAGCGGCGGCGGTCCCCCGCCTCCGCCCGTTGCCGTAATACCGCCTGTTTCCGCTGTTACAGCGCCACCACCACAAG CCTCTTAG
- the LOC1269481 gene encoding C-terminal-binding protein isoform X3 yields MMPKRSRLGDVRGPISNGPMQSRPLVALLDGRDCSIEMPILKDVATVAFCDAQSTSEIHEKVLNEAVGALMWHTIILTKEDLEKFKALRIIVRIGSGVDNIDVKAAGELGIAVCNVPGYGVEEVADTTMCLILNLYRRTYWLANMVREGKKFTGPEQVRDAAQGCARIRGDTLGLVGLGRIGSAVALRAKVFGFNVSFYDPYLPDGIEKSLGLNRVYTLQELLFHSDCVSLHCTLNEHNHHLINEFTIKQMRPGAFLVNTARGGLVDDEALAVALKQGRIRAAALDVHENEPYNVFQGALKDAPNLLCTPHAAFYSEAATTELREMAASEIRRAIIGNIPECLRNCVNKEYFLRSSTGGGAGGYSEGGLQQAHSTTPLEAPHSAGSHAPPSGGGPPPPPVAVIPPVSAVTAPPPQAS; encoded by the exons ATGATGCCGAAACGATCACGTCTGGGTGACGTCCGCGGGCCAATTTCGAACGGACCGATGCAATCGCGCCCGCTGGTCGCTCTTCTCGATGGGCGCGACTGTTCGATCGAGATGCCCATACTGAAGGATGTGGCCACGGTTGCATTCTGCGATGCACAGAGCACATCAGAGATTCATGAAAAA GTATTAAACGAAGCCGTAGGCGCACTGATGTGGCACACAATCATTCTGACGAAGGAGGATCTGGAAAAGTTCAAAGCCCTCCGGATAATCGTCCGGATTGGAAGCGGAGTCGATAACATTGACGTGAAGGCGGCCGGCGAGCTCGGTATCGCCGTCTGCAATGTGCCCGGCTATGGCGTCGAGGAGGTTGCCGACACGACCATGTGCTTGATCCTGAACCTGTACCGGCGGACCTACTGGTTGGCGAACATGGTGCGAGAAGGCAAGAAATTTACTGGCCCGGAACAGGTGCGAGATGCAGCGCAG GGATGTGCCAGAATACGCGGTGACACACTTGGGTTGGTCGGACTGGGACGCATTGGCAGTGCGGTTGCGCTGCGAGCAAAAGTATTCGGCTTCAATGTGAGCTTCTACGATCCGTACCTGCCCGATGGTATCGAGAAATCGCTCGGACTCAACCGCGTCTACACCCTGCAGGAACTGCTGTTCCACTCCGATTGCGTCTCGTTGCACTGTACATTAAACGAGCATAATCATCATCTTATCAATGAGTTTACGATTAAACAG ATGAGACCCGGTGCATTCCTGGTAAATACGGCACGCGGTGGCCTGGTGGATGACGAGGCGCTTGCCGTCGCACTGAAGCAGGGTCGCATCCGGGCGGCAGCACTAGACGTTCATGAGAATGAGCCATACAATGTATTTCAG GGTGCCCTGAAAGATGCCCCTAACCTGCTCTGTACGCCACACGCTGCCTTCTACAGCGAAGCGGCCACGACGGAACTGCGCGAGATGGCGGCGAGCGAAATCCGACGGGCAATCATTGGCAATATACCGGAGTGTCTCCGGAACTGTGTGAACAAGGAGTACTTCCTGCGTTCCTCGACGGGCGGTGGTGCCGGCGGATACTCAGAAG GTGGATTACAGCAAGCCCATAGTACAACACCGCTCGAGGCACCACACAGTGCAGGATCGCATGCGCCACCCAGCGGCGGCGGTCCCCCGCCTCCGCCCGTTGCCGTAATACCGCCTGTTTCCGCTGTTACAGCGCCACCACCACAAG CCTCTTAG
- the LOC1269481 gene encoding C-terminal-binding protein isoform X5 — translation MMPKRSRLGDVRGPISNGPMQSRPLVALLDGRDCSIEMPILKDVATVAFCDAQSTSEIHEKVLNEAVGALMWHTIILTKEDLEKFKALRIIVRIGSGVDNIDVKAAGELGIAVCNVPGYGVEEVADTTMCLILNLYRRTYWLANMVREGKKFTGPEQVRDAAQGCARIRGDTLGLVGLGRIGSAVALRAKVFGFNVSFYDPYLPDGIEKSLGLNRVYTLQELLFHSDCVSLHCTLNEHNHHLINEFTIKQMRPGAFLVNTARGGLVDDEALAVALKQGRIRAAALDVHENEPYNVFQGALKDAPNLLCTPHAAFYSEAATTELREMAASEIRRAIIGNIPECLRNCVNKEYFLRSSTGGGAGGYSEVLTENNHTRTVSAEEEYHKKQR, via the exons ATGATGCCGAAACGATCACGTCTGGGTGACGTCCGCGGGCCAATTTCGAACGGACCGATGCAATCGCGCCCGCTGGTCGCTCTTCTCGATGGGCGCGACTGTTCGATCGAGATGCCCATACTGAAGGATGTGGCCACGGTTGCATTCTGCGATGCACAGAGCACATCAGAGATTCATGAAAAA GTATTAAACGAAGCCGTAGGCGCACTGATGTGGCACACAATCATTCTGACGAAGGAGGATCTGGAAAAGTTCAAAGCCCTCCGGATAATCGTCCGGATTGGAAGCGGAGTCGATAACATTGACGTGAAGGCGGCCGGCGAGCTCGGTATCGCCGTCTGCAATGTGCCCGGCTATGGCGTCGAGGAGGTTGCCGACACGACCATGTGCTTGATCCTGAACCTGTACCGGCGGACCTACTGGTTGGCGAACATGGTGCGAGAAGGCAAGAAATTTACTGGCCCGGAACAGGTGCGAGATGCAGCGCAG GGATGTGCCAGAATACGCGGTGACACACTTGGGTTGGTCGGACTGGGACGCATTGGCAGTGCGGTTGCGCTGCGAGCAAAAGTATTCGGCTTCAATGTGAGCTTCTACGATCCGTACCTGCCCGATGGTATCGAGAAATCGCTCGGACTCAACCGCGTCTACACCCTGCAGGAACTGCTGTTCCACTCCGATTGCGTCTCGTTGCACTGTACATTAAACGAGCATAATCATCATCTTATCAATGAGTTTACGATTAAACAG ATGAGACCCGGTGCATTCCTGGTAAATACGGCACGCGGTGGCCTGGTGGATGACGAGGCGCTTGCCGTCGCACTGAAGCAGGGTCGCATCCGGGCGGCAGCACTAGACGTTCATGAGAATGAGCCATACAATGTATTTCAG GGTGCCCTGAAAGATGCCCCTAACCTGCTCTGTACGCCACACGCTGCCTTCTACAGCGAAGCGGCCACGACGGAACTGCGCGAGATGGCGGCGAGCGAAATCCGACGGGCAATCATTGGCAATATACCGGAGTGTCTCCGGAACTGTGTGAACAAGGAGTACTTCCTGCGTTCCTCGACGGGCGGTGGTGCCGGCGGATACTCAGAAG
- the LOC1269481 gene encoding C-terminal-binding protein isoform X11, with protein sequence MMPKRSRLGDVRGPISNGPMQSRPLVALLDGRDCSIEMPILKDVATVAFCDAQSTSEIHEKVLNEAVGALMWHTIILTKEDLEKFKALRIIVRIGSGVDNIDVKAAGELGIAVCNVPGYGVEEVADTTMCLILNLYRRTYWLANMVREGKKFTGPEQVRDAAQGCARIRGDTLGLVGLGRIGSAVALRAKVFGFNVSFYDPYLPDGIEKSLGLNRVYTLQELLFHSDCVSLHCTLNEHNHHLINEFTIKQMRPGAFLVNTARGGLVDDEALAVALKQGRIRAAALDVHENEPYNVFQGALKDAPNLLCTPHAAFYSEAATTELREMAASEIRRAIIGNIPECLRNCVNKEYFLRSSTGGGAGGYSEEKNL encoded by the exons ATGATGCCGAAACGATCACGTCTGGGTGACGTCCGCGGGCCAATTTCGAACGGACCGATGCAATCGCGCCCGCTGGTCGCTCTTCTCGATGGGCGCGACTGTTCGATCGAGATGCCCATACTGAAGGATGTGGCCACGGTTGCATTCTGCGATGCACAGAGCACATCAGAGATTCATGAAAAA GTATTAAACGAAGCCGTAGGCGCACTGATGTGGCACACAATCATTCTGACGAAGGAGGATCTGGAAAAGTTCAAAGCCCTCCGGATAATCGTCCGGATTGGAAGCGGAGTCGATAACATTGACGTGAAGGCGGCCGGCGAGCTCGGTATCGCCGTCTGCAATGTGCCCGGCTATGGCGTCGAGGAGGTTGCCGACACGACCATGTGCTTGATCCTGAACCTGTACCGGCGGACCTACTGGTTGGCGAACATGGTGCGAGAAGGCAAGAAATTTACTGGCCCGGAACAGGTGCGAGATGCAGCGCAG GGATGTGCCAGAATACGCGGTGACACACTTGGGTTGGTCGGACTGGGACGCATTGGCAGTGCGGTTGCGCTGCGAGCAAAAGTATTCGGCTTCAATGTGAGCTTCTACGATCCGTACCTGCCCGATGGTATCGAGAAATCGCTCGGACTCAACCGCGTCTACACCCTGCAGGAACTGCTGTTCCACTCCGATTGCGTCTCGTTGCACTGTACATTAAACGAGCATAATCATCATCTTATCAATGAGTTTACGATTAAACAG ATGAGACCCGGTGCATTCCTGGTAAATACGGCACGCGGTGGCCTGGTGGATGACGAGGCGCTTGCCGTCGCACTGAAGCAGGGTCGCATCCGGGCGGCAGCACTAGACGTTCATGAGAATGAGCCATACAATGTATTTCAG GGTGCCCTGAAAGATGCCCCTAACCTGCTCTGTACGCCACACGCTGCCTTCTACAGCGAAGCGGCCACGACGGAACTGCGCGAGATGGCGGCGAGCGAAATCCGACGGGCAATCATTGGCAATATACCGGAGTGTCTCCGGAACTGTGTGAACAAGGAGTACTTCCTGCGTTCCTCGACGGGCGGTGGTGCCGGCGGATACTCAGAAG AAAAAAACTTATAG
- the LOC1269481 gene encoding C-terminal-binding protein isoform X7 has product MMPKRSRLGDVRGPISNGPMQSRPLVALLDGRDCSIEMPILKDVATVAFCDAQSTSEIHEKVLNEAVGALMWHTIILTKEDLEKFKALRIIVRIGSGVDNIDVKAAGELGIAVCNVPGYGVEEVADTTMCLILNLYRRTYWLANMVREGKKFTGPEQVRDAAQGCARIRGDTLGLVGLGRIGSAVALRAKVFGFNVSFYDPYLPDGIEKSLGLNRVYTLQELLFHSDCVSLHCTLNEHNHHLINEFTIKQMRPGAFLVNTARGGLVDDEALAVALKQGRIRAAALDVHENEPYNVFQGALKDAPNLLCTPHAAFYSEAATTELREMAASEIRRAIIGNIPECLRNCVNKEYFLRSSTGGGAGGYSEEMAAKLLAGTT; this is encoded by the exons ATGATGCCGAAACGATCACGTCTGGGTGACGTCCGCGGGCCAATTTCGAACGGACCGATGCAATCGCGCCCGCTGGTCGCTCTTCTCGATGGGCGCGACTGTTCGATCGAGATGCCCATACTGAAGGATGTGGCCACGGTTGCATTCTGCGATGCACAGAGCACATCAGAGATTCATGAAAAA GTATTAAACGAAGCCGTAGGCGCACTGATGTGGCACACAATCATTCTGACGAAGGAGGATCTGGAAAAGTTCAAAGCCCTCCGGATAATCGTCCGGATTGGAAGCGGAGTCGATAACATTGACGTGAAGGCGGCCGGCGAGCTCGGTATCGCCGTCTGCAATGTGCCCGGCTATGGCGTCGAGGAGGTTGCCGACACGACCATGTGCTTGATCCTGAACCTGTACCGGCGGACCTACTGGTTGGCGAACATGGTGCGAGAAGGCAAGAAATTTACTGGCCCGGAACAGGTGCGAGATGCAGCGCAG GGATGTGCCAGAATACGCGGTGACACACTTGGGTTGGTCGGACTGGGACGCATTGGCAGTGCGGTTGCGCTGCGAGCAAAAGTATTCGGCTTCAATGTGAGCTTCTACGATCCGTACCTGCCCGATGGTATCGAGAAATCGCTCGGACTCAACCGCGTCTACACCCTGCAGGAACTGCTGTTCCACTCCGATTGCGTCTCGTTGCACTGTACATTAAACGAGCATAATCATCATCTTATCAATGAGTTTACGATTAAACAG ATGAGACCCGGTGCATTCCTGGTAAATACGGCACGCGGTGGCCTGGTGGATGACGAGGCGCTTGCCGTCGCACTGAAGCAGGGTCGCATCCGGGCGGCAGCACTAGACGTTCATGAGAATGAGCCATACAATGTATTTCAG GGTGCCCTGAAAGATGCCCCTAACCTGCTCTGTACGCCACACGCTGCCTTCTACAGCGAAGCGGCCACGACGGAACTGCGCGAGATGGCGGCGAGCGAAATCCGACGGGCAATCATTGGCAATATACCGGAGTGTCTCCGGAACTGTGTGAACAAGGAGTACTTCCTGCGTTCCTCGACGGGCGGTGGTGCCGGCGGATACTCAGAAG
- the LOC1269481 gene encoding C-terminal-binding protein isoform X9, whose product MMPKRSRLGDVRGPISNGPMQSRPLVALLDGRDCSIEMPILKDVATVAFCDAQSTSEIHEKVLNEAVGALMWHTIILTKEDLEKFKALRIIVRIGSGVDNIDVKAAGELGIAVCNVPGYGVEEVADTTMCLILNLYRRTYWLANMVREGKKFTGPEQVRDAAQGCARIRGDTLGLVGLGRIGSAVALRAKVFGFNVSFYDPYLPDGIEKSLGLNRVYTLQELLFHSDCVSLHCTLNEHNHHLINEFTIKQMRPGAFLVNTARGGLVDDEALAVALKQGRIRAAALDVHENEPYNGALKDAPNLLCTPHAAFYSEAATTELREMAASEIRRAIIGNIPECLRNCVNKEYFLRSSTGGGAGGYSEEMAAKLLAGTT is encoded by the exons ATGATGCCGAAACGATCACGTCTGGGTGACGTCCGCGGGCCAATTTCGAACGGACCGATGCAATCGCGCCCGCTGGTCGCTCTTCTCGATGGGCGCGACTGTTCGATCGAGATGCCCATACTGAAGGATGTGGCCACGGTTGCATTCTGCGATGCACAGAGCACATCAGAGATTCATGAAAAA GTATTAAACGAAGCCGTAGGCGCACTGATGTGGCACACAATCATTCTGACGAAGGAGGATCTGGAAAAGTTCAAAGCCCTCCGGATAATCGTCCGGATTGGAAGCGGAGTCGATAACATTGACGTGAAGGCGGCCGGCGAGCTCGGTATCGCCGTCTGCAATGTGCCCGGCTATGGCGTCGAGGAGGTTGCCGACACGACCATGTGCTTGATCCTGAACCTGTACCGGCGGACCTACTGGTTGGCGAACATGGTGCGAGAAGGCAAGAAATTTACTGGCCCGGAACAGGTGCGAGATGCAGCGCAG GGATGTGCCAGAATACGCGGTGACACACTTGGGTTGGTCGGACTGGGACGCATTGGCAGTGCGGTTGCGCTGCGAGCAAAAGTATTCGGCTTCAATGTGAGCTTCTACGATCCGTACCTGCCCGATGGTATCGAGAAATCGCTCGGACTCAACCGCGTCTACACCCTGCAGGAACTGCTGTTCCACTCCGATTGCGTCTCGTTGCACTGTACATTAAACGAGCATAATCATCATCTTATCAATGAGTTTACGATTAAACAG ATGAGACCCGGTGCATTCCTGGTAAATACGGCACGCGGTGGCCTGGTGGATGACGAGGCGCTTGCCGTCGCACTGAAGCAGGGTCGCATCCGGGCGGCAGCACTAGACGTTCATGAGAATGAGCCATACAAT GGTGCCCTGAAAGATGCCCCTAACCTGCTCTGTACGCCACACGCTGCCTTCTACAGCGAAGCGGCCACGACGGAACTGCGCGAGATGGCGGCGAGCGAAATCCGACGGGCAATCATTGGCAATATACCGGAGTGTCTCCGGAACTGTGTGAACAAGGAGTACTTCCTGCGTTCCTCGACGGGCGGTGGTGCCGGCGGATACTCAGAAG
- the LOC1269481 gene encoding C-terminal-binding protein isoform X10, translated as MMPKRSRLGDVRGPISNGPMQSRPLVALLDGRDCSIEMPILKDVATVAFCDAQSTSEIHEKVLNEAVGALMWHTIILTKEDLEKFKALRIIVRIGSGVDNIDVKAAGELGIAVCNVPGYGVEEVADTTMCLILNLYRRTYWLANMVREGKKFTGPEQVRDAAQGCARIRGDTLGLVGLGRIGSAVALRAKVFGFNVSFYDPYLPDGIEKSLGLNRVYTLQELLFHSDCVSLHCTLNEHNHHLINEFTIKQMRPGAFLVNTARGGLVDDEALAVALKQGRIRAAALDVHENEPYNGALKDAPNLLCTPHAAFYSEAATTELREMAASEIRRAIIGNIPECLRNCVNKEYFLRSSTGGGAGGYSEAILPQRTTEE; from the exons ATGATGCCGAAACGATCACGTCTGGGTGACGTCCGCGGGCCAATTTCGAACGGACCGATGCAATCGCGCCCGCTGGTCGCTCTTCTCGATGGGCGCGACTGTTCGATCGAGATGCCCATACTGAAGGATGTGGCCACGGTTGCATTCTGCGATGCACAGAGCACATCAGAGATTCATGAAAAA GTATTAAACGAAGCCGTAGGCGCACTGATGTGGCACACAATCATTCTGACGAAGGAGGATCTGGAAAAGTTCAAAGCCCTCCGGATAATCGTCCGGATTGGAAGCGGAGTCGATAACATTGACGTGAAGGCGGCCGGCGAGCTCGGTATCGCCGTCTGCAATGTGCCCGGCTATGGCGTCGAGGAGGTTGCCGACACGACCATGTGCTTGATCCTGAACCTGTACCGGCGGACCTACTGGTTGGCGAACATGGTGCGAGAAGGCAAGAAATTTACTGGCCCGGAACAGGTGCGAGATGCAGCGCAG GGATGTGCCAGAATACGCGGTGACACACTTGGGTTGGTCGGACTGGGACGCATTGGCAGTGCGGTTGCGCTGCGAGCAAAAGTATTCGGCTTCAATGTGAGCTTCTACGATCCGTACCTGCCCGATGGTATCGAGAAATCGCTCGGACTCAACCGCGTCTACACCCTGCAGGAACTGCTGTTCCACTCCGATTGCGTCTCGTTGCACTGTACATTAAACGAGCATAATCATCATCTTATCAATGAGTTTACGATTAAACAG ATGAGACCCGGTGCATTCCTGGTAAATACGGCACGCGGTGGCCTGGTGGATGACGAGGCGCTTGCCGTCGCACTGAAGCAGGGTCGCATCCGGGCGGCAGCACTAGACGTTCATGAGAATGAGCCATACAAT GGTGCCCTGAAAGATGCCCCTAACCTGCTCTGTACGCCACACGCTGCCTTCTACAGCGAAGCGGCCACGACGGAACTGCGCGAGATGGCGGCGAGCGAAATCCGACGGGCAATCATTGGCAATATACCGGAGTGTCTCCGGAACTGTGTGAACAAGGAGTACTTCCTGCGTTCCTCGACGGGCGGTGGTGCCGGCGGATACTCAGAAG